The following proteins come from a genomic window of Canis lupus dingo isolate Sandy chromosome 20, ASM325472v2, whole genome shotgun sequence:
- the FEZF2 gene encoding fez family zinc finger protein 2: protein MASSASLETMVPPACPRAGASPATSKTLAFSIERIMAKTSEPRAPFEPRPGTLEADGGQGKKLLNLCSPLPCMIPLQPLGYEVPSKTLLSYSELWKSSLRAGGGGGGGGGGGGGGGGGGGGGGGGGGGAPVCGASGLCKTNCGVCCKADLGLAPSALPAGRVIKPQVINQAVGLPASGSLYYFNYLDSAAYPPSELLGGHLFPSGLLNAQAPAALAAHPKLFLLENAKLAGLAADKFPHPAPYAHKERLPAPLEQVLKENSALTAERGGVKGHSKLPGGPADGKPKNFTCEVCGKVFNAHYNLTRHMPVHTGARPFVCKVCGKGFRQASTLCRHKIIHTQEKPHKCNQCGKAFNRSSTLNTHIRIHAGYKPFVCEFCGKGFHQKGNYKNHKLTHSGEKQYKCTICNKAFHQVYNLTFHMHTHNDKKPFTCATCGKGFCRNFDLKKHVRKLHDSVGPAAPSTKDLTRTVQS from the exons ATGGCCAGCTCGGCTTCCCTGGAGACCATGGTGCCCCCGGCCTGCCCGCGCGCTGGAGCGTCGCCGGCCACTTCCAAGACGCTGGCCTTCTCCATCGAGCGCATCATGGCTAAGACGTCGGAGCCCCGTGCGCCCTTTGAGCCCCGGCCGGGGACGCTGGAGGCAGACGGCGGCCAGGGCAAGAAATTGCTCAACCTCTGCTCGCCGCTGCCCTGTATGATCCCCCTCCAGCCCCTAGGCTACGAGGTGCCGTCCAAGACGCTGCTCAGTTACTCGGAGCTCTGGAAAAGCAGCctccgggcgggcggcggcggcggcggcggtggaggaggaggaggaggaggaggcggcggcggcggcggcggcggcggcggcggcgggggggccCCGGTGTGCGGCGCCAGCGGCTTGTGCAAAACCAACTGTGGCGTGTGCTGCAAGGCCGATCTGGGCCTGGCGCCGTCTGCGCTGCCGGCGGGCAGGGTCATCAAGCCGCAGGTCATCAACCAGGCGGTGGGGCTGCCGGCCAGCGGCTCGCTCTACTACTTCAACTACCTGGACTCTGCCGCGTACCCGCCGTCTGAGCTCCTCGGAGGCCACCTCTTCCCATCTGGCCTCCTCAATGCACAGGCCCCCGCCGCCCTGGCTGCGCACCCCAAGCTCTTTTTGCTGGAGAACGCCAAGTTGGCCGGCCTGGCCGCGGACAAGTTCCCCCATCCGGCCCCCTACGCGCATAAGGAGCGCTTGCCCGCGCCGCTGGAGCAGGTGCTGAAGGAGAACTCGGCCCTGACTGCCGAGCGCGGCGGCGTCAAGGGCCACAGCAAGCTGCCCGGGGGCCCTGCGGACGGCAAGCCCAAAAACTTCACCTGCGAGGTGTGCGGCAAG GTGTTTAATGCTCACTATAACCTCACCCGCCACATGCCGGTCCACACCGGAGCCAGACCGTTCGTGTGCAAAGTCTGCGGCAAAGGCTTCCGCCAGGCCAGCACGCTCTGCAGACACAAAATTATCCACACCCAG GAAAAGCCGCATAAATGCAACCAGTGCGGCAAAGCCTTCAACCGCAGCTCCACGCTCAACACGCACATCCGCATCCACGCGGGCTACAAGCCCTTCGTCTGCGAATTTTGCGGCAAAGGCTTTCACCAAAAAG GCAACTACAAGAACCACAAGCTGACCCACAGCGGCGAGAAGCAGTACAAATGCACCATCTGCAACAAGGCCTTCCACCAGGTCTACAACCTGACCTTCCACATGCACACCCACAACGACAAGAAGCCTTTCACGTGCGCCACTTGCGGCAAAGGGTTTTGCAGAAACTTTGACTTAAAGAAACACGTGCGCAAACTCCACGACAGCGTGGggcctgcagccccctccacaaAGGACCTGACTCGGACAGTGCAGAGCTGA